From a single Pseudobutyrivibrio xylanivorans genomic region:
- a CDS encoding ISLre2 family transposase: MEEIIKYFADVFITNLYDAKIDFYKNPQSLAELVIATKKETDELGRLFIQSVLQEMDILLKELPKRKRLWNVEHKADARQVLTTLGRVTFTRALYVSKNTNSDEKEELCYLLDKLIGLGDNQQMTEDVMANIYSEAVQTSYRKAGEVASIPEGVTKTTVKNLLHKTKFPKNFQIPEIKKEVDYLYIDADEDHYHLQFKDVRGDLEYNDYGRKLNGSINKIIYVFEGIEPEAPRSKRNRLVGTHYFCRGDEQDNKELWKEVFDYVEATYDVEKIKKIYINADGGAWIKTGYRGLANVTFVLDEFHISEHVSRMISHMKDSKDDVRIEIYKTIRSKTNADFLKLVDRLKEYTSSENILAKISASADYISSNWMAAKYRLRKHEGVLACSAEGHVYHVLSSRMSTQAMGWSKHGANQMARLREYYYNDEDMLELAKFQKEELPMAAGAKEVILTANDVLASEKNKRSQLLREYGKYSEAIHSSMSVQNSKQLLFMLNGKL; this comes from the coding sequence ATGGAAGAAATTATAAAGTATTTCGCAGATGTTTTCATCACAAATTTATATGATGCTAAGATTGATTTTTATAAGAATCCACAGTCTTTAGCTGAATTGGTCATTGCAACTAAGAAGGAAACAGATGAGTTAGGACGATTATTTATTCAATCTGTGTTGCAGGAAATGGATATACTTCTAAAGGAATTACCAAAGAGAAAACGCCTATGGAATGTTGAACATAAAGCTGATGCGAGACAGGTTCTTACAACTCTTGGAAGAGTTACTTTTACAAGAGCACTATACGTTTCAAAGAACACTAATTCAGATGAGAAGGAAGAATTATGCTATCTGTTAGATAAGTTGATTGGTCTAGGCGATAATCAGCAGATGACAGAAGACGTTATGGCGAACATTTATAGTGAAGCTGTTCAGACTTCATATCGGAAGGCTGGTGAGGTAGCATCTATTCCTGAAGGGGTTACTAAAACAACTGTAAAAAATCTGCTTCATAAAACAAAATTCCCAAAGAATTTCCAGATTCCCGAAATTAAAAAGGAAGTGGATTATTTATATATAGATGCAGATGAGGATCACTATCATCTCCAGTTTAAGGATGTGCGTGGTGATTTGGAGTACAACGATTATGGCAGAAAGCTAAATGGTTCTATTAATAAGATTATCTACGTATTTGAAGGAATAGAGCCTGAAGCACCGAGAAGTAAACGAAATAGACTTGTTGGAACACACTATTTTTGTCGTGGAGATGAACAGGACAATAAAGAGTTATGGAAGGAAGTTTTTGATTATGTAGAGGCAACATATGATGTAGAAAAAATAAAGAAAATATATATAAATGCTGACGGAGGAGCATGGATAAAAACTGGATATAGAGGTTTAGCCAATGTAACATTTGTATTAGATGAATTTCATATATCAGAGCATGTTTCTAGAATGATTTCACACATGAAGGATTCTAAAGATGATGTAAGGATTGAAATATATAAAACGATAAGAAGCAAAACAAATGCTGATTTTCTAAAACTGGTTGATAGATTAAAAGAATACACTTCCTCAGAAAATATACTTGCAAAAATATCGGCATCAGCTGATTACATAAGTTCAAATTGGATGGCAGCTAAATATCGCTTAAGAAAACATGAAGGAGTGTTGGCTTGTTCGGCAGAAGGGCATGTATATCATGTGTTATCTAGTAGAATGAGTACGCAAGCGATGGGTTGGAGTAAACATGGAGCAAATCAGATGGCTCGTCTGCGTGAGTATTATTATAACGATGAAGACATGCTTGAACTTGCAAAATTCCAAAAAGAAGAACTGCCGATGGCAGCGGGGGCAAAAGAAGTTATATTGACTGCTAATGATGTCCTGGCATCAGAAAAAAACAAGAGAAGTCAGCTATTGCGAGAATACGGTAAATATTCAGAGGCAATTCATTCAAGCATGAGTGTTCAAAATAGTAAGCAGCTATTGTTTATGTTGAATGGAAAGCTGTAA
- a CDS encoding helix-turn-helix domain-containing protein, with translation MSENTIAERLKIARENLGITKAEASRRLNLTKIGYGRYESGDRTPSIQTLEVIAQCFNTSVAFLTGETDDMTSDKIVIDKKTSPELFNLVNLLSHSSDDAVQRLTAYANSIISQK, from the coding sequence ATGTCAGAAAATACTATTGCTGAAAGACTCAAAATTGCAAGAGAAAACCTCGGCATCACAAAGGCCGAGGCTTCTAGAAGACTTAATTTAACTAAAATCGGGTACGGTAGGTATGAATCAGGAGACCGCACTCCTTCAATACAAACATTAGAAGTCATAGCTCAATGCTTCAACACTTCTGTAGCATTTCTTACTGGTGAAACAGATGATATGACTTCAGATAAAATTGTAATTGATAAAAAAACATCTCCCGAATTATTTAACTTGGTTAATCTACTCTCACACAGCAGTGATGATGCTGTTCAAAGGCTAACCGCTTATGCTAACTCTATTATTTCCCAAAAATAA